In Poecilia reticulata strain Guanapo linkage group LG15, Guppy_female_1.0+MT, whole genome shotgun sequence, the sequence GCTTTGCTAACTTGTCTtgtattcattttaaacaaaatttgaaataaaaatgtaaaaattaacacaaatgtaatatattttttttcccagtttaaTCCTTTTCCAGATCATAAGAGCCTCTCTCGAACCAAGGCGTATCCTTCAGTCGGAGCCCCATCTGAAAATACACCCGACCATGAGGCCGTAGCGACTGTCTCTATGGAAACAGTTGTTGACAAATGCAGAGGCAGTCCCTGGCTGCAGCGCCACGGTATCTCTGGACATTCTGAACATAGCTTGGGCTACTTCGCAAACAGAGCGTCTGTGCCAGAAGACAGAGCGAGCCCCGCAAACTCTCCAGACTTCTTCCCCACCCCGTCTTCCTCCAGAGAGTCCATCCTGTCAGAGGGCTTGGATAAAGAGCGGGGTTGGTACGCCATGCAGCCTTCCTCTGTGGCTTCTTCCGCTTCTTTTAGCAGAACTGTTTCTCAGTGCTCATCTATCCGCTCTGGGGTCTTCTCCCCTGCTGTGGTTCAGATCAGGAAACACTCTCTCGCGCCCGGCTCTAGCCTGATTCACACTCCTCAGACCTGTTTCTCGTCCTGTGACAGCCTGTCCTCCTCCACGTGTCTGCAGACACCCACTTCCCGGCATCGCCCCCCTCTCACCCGGTTGTCCCTCCTCACTGCCATCCTCAGAAAAGGTCGTCTTCCTGTGCTGTCTGCCACGCTGCAGAGGCCTTACACCCCCTGCTGGCCTGTTAACCCCGTGACTCTGTCTGTGTGCAATGCATGCTCAGCCGCCTGCAGCGTGGCCTCTATTCCTCTGGAGTTTTCATCTCGGATTTCCTCGTCCACCTCTATAGACAGTCAAAACCCTGTTTGCCGAGAGTCCAGCGGCGTTGTCAGTGCTCCTTTGACGGCAGAGTCGAGTAAGCATCATGTGAAATGTCTTCAAACTCAGGTGACGAGCAGCGAACTTAGAAAAGCTCAGGTAAAGTCACCTCCACTGGCAAAGGCCAACAATCTCCCCAAAACCACCCCACCCCCGTTTccaaatttgaaattaatttctgtGACACAACATGAACAACCAGCCACAGCGGCTGCAACaaagagttttatttcaaagcGGCATGAGCCCACCGTGCTCCTCAAGGACCATATTAATAATAACTCCAGAAAACTCTTATCGCCAACCTCTTCATCCATTAGGGAGCCAGAGACCTCCGCGCCGCAGAAATCAACTTGCCAAACAAACTCCTCTCTCTGGAGGCTCCGAATGCTCTCTCAGCAGCTCAGATCGCCGCCCGTCTCCCCTCCGCATCTCCACTCTTCTCTGCCACACATCACACCTTTGAACACACGTTCCTCTCTCcctcatttacaacaaacaacaaaggcTGGAGGACGTGAGTCTGAGGGGAGCGGCCATGTTTCCAGAGGACCCACACCTCAGGCTTTTCCAAAGCCCCGCAGTCTGTCTCCGTTTTGCTACACAACCATAGCTTTTCCCGGATGGTCGTCGCCCACAAGTACGCCCACACCTACACCCTCTCCTGCTCCACCAATCAGAGACCTCACCTCTTCTCCTTCCTTGTCCCTCTGCTCCACGCCGTCCCCCAGGCCAGGGAGTGGAATATCAGACTGCAGTGACAGGgagggtaaaaaaagaaaggtagTGTCCTTGTCTATCACGAGCATGACTTTGATGCACTAAtggtgttgttttcttttcctggcACACACTGTTGTCTCATGCTGTGTGATTAAAATGAGCTATGGTCTGCTGTTAGGATGTCAGGTTTTGTTCTCTGTGTTTAGATGTCTGTCAAAGCGGCAGACAAAGCCGTTTGGTTCTCTTGGATTTGTGAACTACAATAATGCAGCATGTCTAGTAATGTCTGCTTTTGGGAGATGGACGAGATGCCCGTTACATAGGGCCAAGCAAAGGATTTAAAGTcctcaatttttaatttttttttttatttctcacattacagcagaagaaaatcaacatcatttgctctaattttcttctttttgttaaaaaattaaaatctgaaaaagcctGTATGCATAATTCATCTCCCCTGAACCAATAATTTGTAGAATCTGCTTTTTGCAGCAATTAACAGAACTAGTCCCTACTAGTCAAACTGATTTGGGTCTGGACTGTGACAGAGTCATTGTAGAACACCGTTGTACCTCTGGCTGTATTTTAGTGTATCTCCTTCTTCCCTTTAGCTTTTAACCGCTACACTGTTCATGACAAGGAAAAGCATCCCCATATCATAATACTGTCTCTGGTTTGTCCGGATTAATGTGTTGTTAGTTTTCTTCCACACTTGGGCCaagcattttaattttggtctcatctgactaGAGCAACATCTTCCACAGGTTTCCTGTTATCATAAGTAGATTTATAAGGCTTTGAGgggtatgaatatttattttcttaacagattctaatttttactaatttggaacattttttatgtagtttCGCATTAGGGGTGAGATACAAAGCTGAAATGCTCTATGAGGTGCATCTCTACACATTTTACAAggatattttttcataaaatgacagaaatctgactcataattaatttgtattcattatctgctttttttctctccctctccctaAATAGCATGCACACAAGATTAAGTCAAGCTACAAATCACTGGCTGCAATACCAACAAACACGATTCTCTTGGATCAGCAAGTGAGTTCACATATTTAGCTCTAATCCCTCTAATTCATCCCGTTATCCCGTTTAACATGCATAAGATGTTTGTAATCCCCAACAAATTTGCAAAGTGTTGGTAAGAATAATTCACATGTCAATGTCTGTAAAAGGgcaaacaaaagttttaaaaaatctatcaaGTTTTTGAGCTGacataaaaaatcaaaacaaaaaacaatgaaatgtttctTGTAGAAATTCtgtagcatgttttttttttcttttttttaaacactccttgtatgaaaataaacactccttgggaaaataaatgtattttagtcaCTGAAAATCTTCCTGCAGCTAAGTGCTTCTTAGCTGCAGGAAGATTTTCCTAATACATCGATTTTAGGCACTTTGCAAGATCTCTTGTAGAAAGCACAGATATTacttttcttctgctgcttcctggTTTAAAATTGTCCTGCCTTTTTTACTTCACCAATACTTTCTTGGTAAATCATATGTTTTCTATGTGATTATCTatgaaaagcaacacaaaggaaCAGTACGACTCTCCAGCATTATAGAAACTTTGAATTGTATGCACTTGTTTTTCTTGACTTATTTCACCTTTCAAACTTTCCTCGAGCATCGTTTTTGTAAGAAAGGAATCACAAGaatctacaaaaaacaaaatgttcccaCTTTAGAAATCCATAGTCTCTCTGTGCTGGTTCAGTGAGACTATGtagtttgtgtaaaaaaaaaaagaaaaaaaagaaaaatctgtatttttgtttgcttgctcaggttttgtttttctacaatcTGCACTATTCTTCACAGACACTGATCTTTCAAGTTCTTATTTAATAATGGTCAATAAACTCTTGTCTGTTTTCCAGTCATGTGTAATAAATGCTTGCTTTTGAATTTCAATTTCAGTCCACTGAACTTGGAAAGGTTTGGTGGTTCTTGGACTATATAGAAAATCTAATAGATGCTTTATTCTTCATCTTCAAAGGTATGAACCTAAAATTCAGAGTACAGCAACAAATGTAAACAACGCTGTAAAGCATCTCTAAAAATACATGAGGTTTAGCTCGGtagcataataaaaataaaaataaaaaacacgtttttaaTTCCAGTGcttacaacataaaaaacatacagcTGCGCCACATTTGTTGTtagttctgcttttcaaactttGTACGACTCCATTTTGACAATAAGACAGTTCaatcatttttataatattatgCAACAAGGTGTTTGGCGTGGGCATGAAGAACTGTTAATAAGTGCTAAATGCAAATTAAGAATTTCAAAATTATGTACAGACAATAATTGATTATGTATTTTGTACTCTTTGGTTGAAACGTGgcccttttctctttctttgttttcataggCAATAGATGaagaagtggaaagaaaaatgaacgACTGTAACTCCATGGACAGAAGTACAGACACTCATGCAGAGGTAAAAGGACACAAAGCTTCTTTGTGTCCTTTTTGTGAAGTATGACGCATCATATTCACGCATCATATTCATGCGTCATACTTCATACAAAAGTCTTGTCTGTCCTGTCTGCAGATGTGCTCTCCTGCTGAGCTCCGTCAAAAGTCAGAGGACCTGTACACAGTTATTGATCAGATACTAGCAAATTCCAGTCCACCGGTGAGTTCTGTCATTGATTGCTGAAATTGAAACCAAATTATTCAACAg encodes:
- the mlip gene encoding mucin-5AC; its protein translation is MPAKPAAFTFVPVVQKLPIKNILASDETFSTQKGKSDESIAVSRERTARETMSEGDIYKAEIVFIKDVLEGGERNTVQLEAKPRFNPFPDHKSLSRTKAYPSVGAPSENTPDHEAVATVSMETVVDKCRGSPWLQRHGISGHSEHSLGYFANRASVPEDRASPANSPDFFPTPSSSRESILSEGLDKERGWYAMQPSSVASSASFSRTVSQCSSIRSGVFSPAVVQIRKHSLAPGSSLIHTPQTCFSSCDSLSSSTCLQTPTSRHRPPLTRLSLLTAILRKGRLPVLSATLQRPYTPCWPVNPVTLSVCNACSAACSVASIPLEFSSRISSSTSIDSQNPVCRESSGVVSAPLTAESSKHHVKCLQTQVTSSELRKAQVKSPPLAKANNLPKTTPPPFPNLKLISVTQHEQPATAAATKSFISKRHEPTVLLKDHINNNSRKLLSPTSSSIREPETSAPQKSTCQTNSSLWRLRMLSQQLRSPPVSPPHLHSSLPHITPLNTRSSLPHLQQTTKAGGRESEGSGHVSRGPTPQAFPKPRSLSPFCYTTIAFPGWSSPTSTPTPTPSPAPPIRDLTSSPSLSLCSTPSPRPGSGISDCSDREGKKRKHAHKIKSSYKSLAAIPTNTILLDQQAIDEEVERKMNDCNSMDRSTDTHAEMCSPAELRQKSEDLYTVIDQILANSSPPCQKTSKSSTTKEHFQHKPSFSKSLGRETKYASLCSLHPSTNKQRHLTDVEKRKPGMVRPMSAIPRLTEEIEDRFKSISLKKYFQQVMPDKKKVENRRLAAQTDTVMDSKEKLVENKTAAERRGLFSVCELHIKEPDEQLGLTGKEAGTSFGTTDRNMEVFEVCM